The following coding sequences are from one Desulfofundulus luciae window:
- the tpiA gene encoding triose-phosphate isomerase: MRIPLLAGNWKMYKTVAEAVEFVRRLKEALSGVRGVEVAVCPPFTALYAVARELAGSNIALGAQNMYWVEEGAYTGEVSPVMLKEIGCRYVILGHSERRQYFGENDENVNAKVKAALKHGLVPIVCVGERLEEREAGHTEEVIAGQVRRSLAGLSGTELAGLVVAYEPVWAIGTGRTALPEDAQQVNAFIRHLLAGMGGREAARQVRIQYGGSVKPENAAELLGQPDIDGALVGGASLKVDSFAAIVRAALRG; this comes from the coding sequence ATGCGCATACCCTTACTGGCAGGCAACTGGAAAATGTACAAGACCGTCGCCGAAGCGGTAGAATTTGTGCGGAGGCTGAAGGAGGCCCTTTCCGGTGTCCGGGGAGTGGAAGTGGCCGTCTGCCCCCCTTTTACAGCCCTCTATGCCGTGGCCCGGGAACTGGCGGGCAGCAACATTGCCCTGGGTGCTCAGAATATGTACTGGGTCGAAGAGGGAGCCTATACGGGAGAAGTTTCTCCGGTTATGTTGAAAGAAATCGGCTGCCGTTATGTGATCCTGGGTCACTCGGAGCGGCGGCAGTATTTCGGCGAGAATGATGAAAATGTCAATGCCAAAGTAAAGGCGGCTTTAAAACACGGGCTCGTCCCCATTGTCTGTGTGGGCGAACGCCTGGAAGAAAGGGAAGCGGGGCATACGGAAGAGGTTATTGCCGGGCAGGTGCGCCGTTCCCTGGCCGGCCTTTCCGGCACCGAGCTGGCCGGCCTGGTGGTGGCCTACGAACCGGTATGGGCCATTGGCACCGGCCGCACGGCCTTGCCGGAAGATGCCCAGCAGGTGAACGCCTTTATCCGCCACCTGCTGGCCGGGATGGGCGGCCGGGAGGCGGCCCGGCAGGTGCGCATCCAGTACGGCGGCAGCGTCAAGCCGGAAAATGCCGCCGAACTGCTGGGGCAGCCCGATATAGACGGCGCCCTGGTGGGCGGCGCCAGCCTGAAGGTGGACAGCTTTGCCGCCATTGTCCGGGCGGCGCTGCGGGGATAG
- the gpmI gene encoding 2,3-bisphosphoglycerate-independent phosphoglycerate mutase: MEIKHVPMVLVILDGWGLRDEQEGNAIAQARTPNMDRFWATYPHTTLGTSGEDVGLPDGQMGNSEVGHLNIGAGRIVYQELTRITRAIRDGSFFTNEALVAAVEHVRANHGALHLMGLLSDGGVHSHITHLFALLELARRHNLPRVYVHCFLDGRDVPPDNAGEYIRQLEEKCRELGTGEIATVMGRYYAMDRDCRWDRTRRAYEAMVLGEGLKAPSAMQALEESYRRGETDEFVQPTVITGGDAPVAVVEDGDAVIFYNFRPDRARQITRAFVDEDFAGFERPANRPRVHFTCMTLYDKTINAPVAFKPHHPTNTLGEVISRLGLKQLRLAETEKYAHVTFFFNGGVETPYPGEDRLLIPSPKVATYDQKPEMSAPEVTNAFLEQLAADKYQVIIMNYANADMVGHTGDMAAAVRAIETVDLCLGKVVGAVLEKRGTVIITADHGNADEMLEPNGHPHTAHTTNRAPFILIGEDLGRVKLRPGGILADIAPTVLDLMGIPRPPEMTGESLIMEC, from the coding sequence ATGGAAATAAAGCATGTCCCCATGGTCCTGGTTATCCTGGACGGCTGGGGCCTGAGGGATGAACAAGAAGGAAATGCCATAGCCCAGGCCAGGACGCCCAATATGGATCGCTTTTGGGCCACCTATCCCCACACCACCCTGGGAACATCGGGGGAGGATGTGGGCCTGCCCGACGGCCAGATGGGCAATTCGGAGGTGGGGCACCTCAATATCGGGGCCGGGCGCATTGTCTACCAGGAGCTGACCCGCATTACCCGGGCCATCAGGGACGGCAGCTTTTTTACCAATGAAGCCCTGGTGGCGGCCGTGGAGCATGTCCGGGCCAACCACGGGGCCCTGCATTTGATGGGTCTTTTGTCCGACGGCGGCGTGCACAGCCATATTACCCACCTCTTTGCCCTGCTGGAACTGGCCAGGAGGCATAATTTGCCGCGGGTGTACGTACACTGTTTCCTGGACGGCCGGGACGTTCCCCCCGATAATGCCGGGGAATACATTCGGCAGCTTGAAGAAAAGTGCCGGGAACTGGGTACGGGCGAGATTGCCACGGTTATGGGGCGCTACTACGCCATGGACCGGGACTGCCGCTGGGACCGCACCAGAAGGGCATATGAGGCCATGGTCCTGGGGGAAGGGTTGAAGGCGCCTTCCGCCATGCAGGCCCTGGAAGAATCCTACCGGCGCGGGGAAACCGATGAGTTTGTGCAGCCCACGGTAATTACCGGGGGAGATGCTCCCGTGGCGGTGGTCGAAGACGGCGATGCGGTGATCTTTTACAACTTCCGCCCCGACCGGGCCAGGCAGATCACCCGGGCCTTTGTGGACGAGGATTTTGCCGGCTTTGAGCGCCCGGCAAACCGCCCGCGGGTGCATTTTACCTGCATGACCCTTTACGATAAAACCATAAACGCTCCGGTGGCCTTTAAACCTCACCATCCCACCAACACCCTGGGGGAAGTGATCAGCCGTCTGGGGCTCAAGCAGCTGCGCCTGGCCGAAACGGAAAAATACGCCCACGTCACCTTTTTCTTCAACGGGGGAGTGGAAACGCCCTATCCCGGGGAAGACCGCCTTTTAATTCCCTCTCCCAAAGTGGCTACCTACGATCAGAAGCCGGAGATGAGCGCCCCGGAGGTTACGAACGCCTTCCTGGAGCAGCTGGCTGCGGATAAATACCAGGTAATCATCATGAATTATGCCAATGCGGACATGGTGGGCCATACCGGCGACATGGCTGCGGCGGTCAGGGCCATTGAAACCGTAGACCTGTGCCTGGGGAAGGTGGTGGGGGCCGTGCTGGAAAAGCGCGGTACGGTCATTATTACCGCCGATCACGGCAATGCCGATGAAATGCTGGAACCCAACGGGCATCCCCATACCGCCCATACCACCAACCGGGCTCCATTTATACTGATCGGGGAGGATCTCGGGCGGGTAAAACTCCGTCCGGGGGGCATTCTGGCGGATATTGCCCCGACCGTGCTGGACCTGATGGGGATTCCCAGGCCGCCGGAAATGACCGGCGAGTCGTTAATTATGGAGTGTTAG